The following coding sequences are from one Megamonas funiformis window:
- a CDS encoding rhodanese-like domain-containing protein, which translates to MFKYVKYILVVMVLGMGLIAFNQIAKADNEVVDVGENISFRQIDPEQAKQFMDSEENYVILDVRTKPEYEDGHIKNAISLPNEEISPDNKLLQELLSDKEQMILVYCRSGRRATDASIKLAKMGYVNVYNFGGIVNWPYEIVK; encoded by the coding sequence ATGTTTAAATATGTGAAGTATATATTAGTAGTTATGGTATTAGGTATGGGTTTAATAGCTTTTAATCAAATAGCAAAAGCTGATAATGAAGTTGTAGATGTAGGTGAAAATATCAGCTTTCGACAAATTGATCCTGAACAAGCAAAACAGTTTATGGACAGTGAAGAAAATTATGTGATTTTAGATGTAAGAACTAAACCAGAATATGAAGATGGTCATATTAAGAATGCTATATCTTTGCCAAATGAAGAAATTAGCCCTGATAATAAACTATTACAAGAATTATTATCTGATAAAGAACAAATGATATTAGTTTATTGTAGAAGTGGTAGAAGAGCTACAGACGCTTCAATTAAATTAGCTAAGATGGGTTATGTAAATGTTTATAATTTTGGTGGTATTGTAAATTGGCCATATGAAATTGTGAAATAG
- a CDS encoding EFR1 family ferrodoxin (N-terminal region resembles flavodoxins. C-terminal ferrodoxin region binds two 4Fe-4S clusters.): protein MIYYFSGTGNSYQVAKLLAYLTQDKMQDISTLKDYKHDDSVMGFVFPVHCYDVLDLMQDFIKKLEIKSDKKIYCYAVVTCGGKVGNSFITMQDLLKAKNIDLAYRNEVYLPDNILSFWGKKYDYSSLNTYKDKVLQIAEELNQRKTNNNVLVKKSWWYVIKKYFSWLFIKKCLQKKTVKKNCIHCKRCVKLCPTNNIIEEAGKIKFKSNNNCIYCLACIQWCPMQAINFGSYNLKDKQYHHPEVVENELFKRW from the coding sequence ATGATATATTATTTTTCAGGAACTGGAAATTCGTATCAAGTAGCGAAATTATTGGCATATTTAACACAAGATAAAATGCAAGATATCAGCACTTTAAAAGATTATAAGCATGATGATAGTGTAATGGGATTTGTTTTTCCTGTACATTGTTATGATGTTTTAGATTTAATGCAGGATTTTATAAAAAAATTAGAGATAAAAAGCGATAAGAAAATATATTGTTATGCTGTAGTTACTTGTGGCGGTAAAGTAGGAAATAGTTTTATAACAATGCAAGATTTATTAAAAGCTAAAAATATAGATTTAGCATATAGAAATGAGGTATATTTACCAGATAATATCTTAAGTTTTTGGGGTAAAAAATACGATTATAGCTCATTGAATACGTATAAAGATAAAGTATTGCAAATTGCAGAAGAATTAAATCAACGTAAGACTAACAATAATGTTTTAGTGAAAAAATCATGGTGGTATGTAATAAAGAAATATTTTTCATGGTTATTTATAAAGAAATGTTTACAAAAGAAGACAGTCAAAAAGAATTGTATTCATTGCAAGCGATGTGTAAAACTTTGCCCTACAAACAATATCATTGAAGAAGCAGGAAAAATAAAGTTTAAGTCAAATAATAATTGTATATACTGTTTAGCATGTATTCAGTGGTGTCCAATGCAGGCGATTAATTTTGGCAGTTATAATTTAAAGGATAAACAATATCATCATCCAGAAGTAGTAGAAAATGAATTGTTTAAACGTTGGTGA
- a CDS encoding winged helix-turn-helix transcriptional regulator has translation MEKELLPCDVAVSLQIFGTKIKILVVKELLKGTKRFSELNRAIPCTQKVLTSNLRELEKDKIISRKVYAVVPPKVEYSLTEIGKTIEPIINLMNKWGAYYRNL, from the coding sequence ATGGAAAAAGAATTATTACCTTGTGATGTAGCTGTATCTTTACAAATTTTTGGGACAAAGATAAAAATATTAGTAGTTAAAGAATTGTTAAAAGGAACAAAAAGATTTTCAGAATTAAATAGAGCTATTCCTTGTACACAAAAAGTATTAACATCTAATTTACGTGAATTGGAAAAAGATAAAATCATATCTCGCAAAGTCTACGCTGTAGTTCCACCTAAAGTGGAATATTCCTTGACGGAAATAGGCAAAACAATAGAGCCTATAATAAACTTGATGAATAAATGGGGAGCGTATTATAGGAATTTATAA
- a CDS encoding ribokinase encodes MKILNFGSLNIDKVYAVEEIVKGGETIDSVSFSESVGGKGLNQSIAVAKAGGNIMYAGCVGKDGEILLQALKDNNVDTSLIKTVETASGQAIIQVDKHGQNCIILFHGANYEVDKAYIDEAMQDFAQGDILILQNEISNIDYIIEVAKAKQMKIYLNPSPINENLNKYNMQAIDGIFVNEHEGAYLADKEKVEDILDSLASKYPELEIILTFGDKGAYYRHKDINIFQPAYKVDAVDTTAAGDTFTGYFIALRQQGKSIEESLQKASKASSITVSRKGASISIPKIAEVD; translated from the coding sequence ATGAAGATTTTAAATTTCGGTTCGTTAAATATTGATAAGGTTTATGCTGTTGAAGAAATTGTAAAAGGCGGAGAAACTATCGACTCCGTAAGTTTTAGTGAAAGTGTAGGCGGTAAAGGTTTAAATCAGTCAATTGCGGTAGCTAAAGCTGGCGGAAATATCATGTATGCTGGTTGTGTTGGTAAAGATGGAGAGATTTTATTACAAGCTTTAAAAGATAATAATGTAGATACATCTTTGATTAAAACAGTAGAGACAGCAAGCGGACAGGCTATTATTCAAGTTGATAAACATGGACAGAATTGCATTATTTTATTTCATGGAGCTAATTATGAAGTGGATAAAGCTTATATTGATGAAGCGATGCAAGATTTTGCACAAGGTGATATTTTAATTTTACAAAATGAAATTTCCAATATTGATTATATTATTGAAGTAGCAAAAGCTAAACAAATGAAAATTTATCTAAATCCTTCACCAATCAATGAAAATCTTAACAAATATAATATGCAGGCAATAGATGGAATTTTTGTCAATGAACATGAAGGGGCATATTTAGCTGATAAAGAAAAAGTTGAAGATATATTAGATAGTTTAGCTAGCAAATATCCTGAATTAGAAATTATTTTAACTTTTGGTGATAAAGGTGCATATTATCGTCATAAAGATATAAATATTTTCCAACCTGCATATAAAGTTGATGCTGTAGATACGACAGCTGCTGGAGATACTTTTACAGGGTATTTCATTGCTTTAAGACAACAAGGTAAATCCATTGAAGAAAGTTTACAAAAAGCAAGTAAAGCGTCTTCAATTACAGTATCAAGAAAAGGAGCAAGCATTTCTATTCCTAAAATTGCAGAAGT
- a CDS encoding flavodoxin family protein, which produces MKKNVVILSASPRRNGNSDILCDEFMKGATEAGHDVEKIFLADKNIKYCTGCGVCNTTHECVQKDDMKEILVKLLKADVIVMASPVYFYTINAQMKTLIDRIVPQYTNLSNKEFYFIITAAETDLNMMEKSIECFRGLLDCLENPNEKGVIYGVGAWQKGEIKGTKAMKEAYEMGKNV; this is translated from the coding sequence ATGAAAAAGAATGTTGTTATATTGTCAGCTAGTCCAAGAAGAAATGGAAATTCTGATATTTTATGTGATGAATTTATGAAAGGTGCTACTGAAGCTGGTCATGATGTAGAAAAAATTTTTTTAGCAGATAAAAATATTAAATATTGTACAGGTTGTGGTGTTTGCAATACTACACATGAATGTGTGCAAAAAGATGATATGAAAGAGATTTTAGTTAAATTACTCAAAGCTGATGTTATCGTCATGGCTAGTCCTGTTTATTTTTATACAATTAATGCTCAGATGAAGACTTTAATTGATAGAATTGTGCCTCAATATACAAATTTAAGTAATAAAGAATTTTATTTTATAATCACAGCAGCAGAGACTGATTTAAATATGATGGAAAAAAGTATTGAATGCTTTAGAGGCTTATTAGATTGTTTAGAAAATCCAAATGAAAAAGGCGTTATTTATGGTGTGGGTGCTTGGCAAAAAGGAGAAATAAAAGGCACTAAAGCTATGAAAGAAGCATATGAAATGGGGAAAAATGTTTGA
- a CDS encoding purple acid phosphatase family protein, translating into MKKRIIISVLLLIIICTVGIMSYSPLRNKIEQIFFATKVYNLLNSEEYMNLHQVITKDSVNSRTIMWQSLNDREDFILEYKQENEDEILQAKPQKSVLDIDNKKIYIYAVTLENLKDDMVYDYRLGFENNRSNWYKLKTAKENNNKFKVLIFPDSQSNDYTEWKSLAMNAWQNNQDSDFFINMGDLVDNGYDLVQWNGWFDGVEPMVNNIPVAPVQGNHETYTTDWQVAMPNVYLEMFKLPTNGNDKYQNQYYSFDYGDVHFIVINTQDDEMAEFEPDLLNEQIKWLENDLATTDKKWKVVLMHRDILNYGRDAKPLGDEISFSRHGEIYMLIFDKYDVDAVLTAHLHTYRRRALIRDFAQNEQGTLYILTGVAGNVRYPSLWHKNPLDEYVPPQPETNNYLVLEADENSLTFNCYLPDNTQIDTVTLTK; encoded by the coding sequence ATGAAAAAAAGAATAATTATTAGTGTATTGTTATTAATAATTATCTGTACAGTAGGAATAATGTCATATTCACCACTTAGAAATAAAATAGAACAGATATTTTTTGCTACAAAAGTATATAATTTACTAAATAGTGAAGAATATATGAATTTACATCAAGTAATTACAAAAGATAGTGTTAATAGTAGAACTATTATGTGGCAATCTTTGAATGATAGAGAAGATTTTATTTTAGAGTATAAGCAAGAAAATGAAGATGAAATTTTACAAGCTAAACCACAGAAAAGTGTTTTAGATATTGATAATAAGAAGATTTATATTTATGCTGTAACTTTAGAAAATTTAAAAGATGATATGGTCTATGATTATAGATTAGGCTTTGAAAATAATCGCAGTAATTGGTATAAATTAAAAACAGCCAAAGAAAACAATAATAAATTCAAGGTTTTGATTTTCCCTGACTCTCAGTCAAATGATTATACTGAATGGAAATCATTGGCAATGAATGCATGGCAAAATAATCAAGATAGTGATTTCTTTATAAATATGGGTGATTTAGTAGATAATGGATATGATTTAGTGCAGTGGAATGGCTGGTTTGATGGTGTAGAACCAATGGTAAATAATATACCAGTAGCACCAGTGCAGGGAAATCATGAAACTTATACTACTGATTGGCAAGTAGCTATGCCAAATGTGTATTTAGAAATGTTTAAATTACCAACAAATGGCAATGATAAATATCAAAATCAATATTATTCATTTGATTATGGTGATGTTCATTTTATTGTGATTAATACTCAAGATGATGAAATGGCAGAATTTGAGCCAGATTTATTGAATGAACAGATTAAATGGCTAGAAAATGATTTAGCTACTACAGATAAAAAATGGAAAGTTGTATTAATGCATAGAGATATTCTAAATTATGGCAGAGATGCAAAACCATTAGGTGATGAAATAAGCTTTTCCAGACATGGTGAAATCTATATGCTGATATTTGATAAATATGATGTTGATGCAGTATTAACAGCACATTTACACACTTATAGACGTAGAGCTTTAATCAGAGATTTTGCACAAAATGAGCAGGGAACGTTGTATATACTCACAGGCGTGGCAGGTAATGTACGTTATCCAAGTTTATGGCATAAAAATCCACTTGATGAATATGTACCACCACAGCCAGAAACTAATAATTATTTAGTTTTAGAAGCTGATGAAAATAGTTTAACTTTTAATTGTTATTTGCCAGATAATACACAGATAGATACAGTTACTTTGACAAAATAA
- a CDS encoding MBL fold metallo-hydrolase — protein sequence MMKIQQIRNATLIITYANKRFLIDPMFAPKDFYPPIPKCFNPNTKWPLVDLPFAISKIIDNIDAVILTHYHIDHFDEFAVQALPKSLKIYVQDDIDKQLLINHDFTNIEVLTKEGNSFDDIKLYKVDCQHGIKALTVPYFEFTSNYFNMSVRYEAMGVIFQHKDEETLYLAGDTIFCDFVKNAIAQYAPAKIIINCADAQFEHSGSIIMGTDDILKLHQYAPNLKIIASHLDTVGHATLNRQQLSEFITQHKLTDYIFVPKDGEII from the coding sequence ATGATGAAAATTCAACAAATACGCAACGCTACTTTAATCATAACGTATGCAAATAAAAGATTTCTAATTGATCCGATGTTTGCACCTAAAGATTTTTATCCACCAATACCAAAATGTTTTAATCCCAATACTAAATGGCCGCTTGTAGATTTACCCTTTGCCATTTCCAAAATCATTGATAATATTGATGCTGTAATTTTAACACATTATCATATCGACCATTTTGATGAATTTGCAGTTCAGGCACTACCTAAAAGCTTAAAAATCTACGTTCAAGATGATATTGATAAACAATTATTGATAAATCATGACTTTACTAATATCGAAGTTTTAACAAAAGAAGGCAATTCATTTGATGATATCAAACTCTATAAAGTTGATTGTCAACATGGTATAAAAGCTCTAACAGTGCCATATTTTGAATTTACGAGTAATTATTTTAACATGAGTGTACGCTATGAAGCTATGGGGGTTATTTTCCAACATAAAGATGAAGAAACTTTATATCTAGCTGGCGACACTATATTTTGTGATTTTGTTAAAAATGCTATTGCTCAATATGCACCTGCTAAAATTATCATCAACTGTGCAGATGCTCAATTTGAACATAGTGGCTCTATCATCATGGGAACTGATGATATTTTAAAACTTCATCAATATGCTCCTAATTTAAAAATAATAGCTAGTCATTTAGATACTGTAGGTCATGCCACTTTAAACCGTCAACAATTAAGCGAATTTATCACTCAACATAAATTAACCGATTATATCTTCGTACCAAAAGACGGAGAAATAATCTAA